Genomic window (Grus americana isolate bGruAme1 chromosome 10, bGruAme1.mat, whole genome shotgun sequence):
AGAGGCAAGGACAAACGTCTGGCGTCCAGCACAGGACAAGTGAATGagccaggaggggctgggggaaggcacAGGAGGAGGGTGGATGTCTGGCAGCGAccgcaggcagagccctgccaggtCCGGGCAAGCTCTGAGGCATCGCAGCATCTCGGCGCCGGCGGGGCAGCGAGGCAGGCTCGTGGCGAGCAccagccgcagcccccccggACACGCCGCTGTCACGCGAGACCCACCGTTGGCGTCTTCGTAGCCGGGCTGGCTGTGCTGCGGAGGGACGGAGGCACCGGCCTCACCGTCCGGGGGGCTTTCACCGCTGTCGAGCTGTCCCACCGGCGGTGGCCATGGCAGGTCTTTAATGACCTTGATTTCAACTGGATATGGGGCAGggtaagagagagaaagagaaagagagaaagaaagggcttagaaaaaaaatgtcagcaaCACCAGGCCCACAGAGAAGGAGAGCAGTTGTGGGGGAAAAGACCTGAGGACTAAATTCCCGGGAGCCCTATGCTGGCTTGGCCAAATCGTCCCCTCGCCAGCACCGAGAGACCCCACTCCTCCGTCGGCTTTCCCAGCCGACCCTCTCTGGGGTGGCAGGGGAGTCTGCAATCACTCCCGTCTCACGTGCACGTCTGTCGAGGGACCTTGGCCGAGCGTCCCATTGCCACCTGTCCTGCCTGTGCATCCGTCTTGCCCCGGGCACTTCCCGGCCACCCAGCAGGTCTGTGTTCCCCTGCCAGGCGCCAGCGGGCTGCTGCCCCGTGCCGGTACCCGGTGCCCATCAGTTGGGGTCTCGCAAGCCCCCAAAGGGGGAAAGGGCCAGCAGAGAGATCCCAGCATcgcaggagagaggagaaatgcCCCGTGAGCCGCAGCAGGACCTGCTCTGGCTCCAGGAGAAAACAGGCAGCAAGCCCTAACGTGGCCCAGGGCACGGCAGCCTGATTCCCTCAGGACTCGGAACGAGCCCGAAGCACCGTGGGGAGCACCCACACGCATCCACGCACAAACCAGACCTGTGAACGCGCCGTCTCTGCCCAGGGACATCAAGCAAGGCAGCTCATCTGCCCAGATCCAGAGCACAGACGCCTCAGCACAAACCCAGCCCGGTAACGCACCGCGTTTCATGACAGAGCCCGACAAGCCGAATCCTCAGCACGGCGTGCCGCGGGCACCAGCCCCGTGCCCGGCAGAGGGTCCCACCGTCACGAGCACAACCCCAGGCACAAGCAGACGCTGCGGCGTCGAGCCCAGCACACACCTCTCCAGTTCACAGAGCCCAAACCCAAAAGGTGAAGCACTCCCAAGCCCCGATCTCCCCGCCTCTCTCCGCCAGCATCCCCGCGCAGCGCCGACAACCGCCAGCTGCAGAGCCGACGCACACTGCTGCAATTAAAATGCATCCTAGATAAGAGCGTGGCAATTAGCCAGCGCCGACGGAGGAGCCAGCACTAATGCACAGCATGGATTTCCTCATTAACAAACACAAACACCATCGATCCTGCAGCACAGATAAATAGGTCAGGGGGCTGGACAATCGCCTGGCCAAAGGCTCCTggggcagcacccagctctcctcctgctccaaggAAGGAGGGATCTGCTTGAGCCCAGGGTCAAGACTCTCCCCCTTGAAATTCAGGGTTAGGGGGGGTCAACTTGCACCAGAAGCTGTGATCAGTTAGAGGCGGGGAAGAGGCAACGAGACGGGCACTGGACAGGCTGCCGAGGCAGCTCCATCCACCACTCCACCCAGCCCGGCTCTCTGCTGAAGAGAAACAGCCTCCACAAGTGCACGAGCGCTCCCCGAGCCATGGAAATGCAGAGGCCAACACTACCGACCCCCAAAAGATGACGGAACCCCAAGGAGCCAGATTACCCCCTGCAAAACGCAACGCAGCATCAGTCGCTTCATGGCTGCTGTTCATGCTTTATGGCTGCTCCCATCACTCACCTGCAAAGGCTTTGGAGATCCGCTCCTTCTTCCACTCCCAGGGCTGGTCATATTCCTCCGGCGGCCGCTCGTCATCCTCGGGCAGCCGGGACTCCCTGGGCCTGGGGCAAGCCGGACGGTCGCCATCCGCATCCAGCCCTCCGAGCACAGGCTCATAGGGAGTGTCGTAGAGGTGCAGCGGCCGAGCAGGAGCCTCCCGTAAGCCCTTCTGGCGGATCTCTAGCAGGAGAACAAGGAAAAGACCGTGAGCTTTTTGCCCCATGCAGCCCGGCCATGGTCCCCAAAGCCCTGCTAGATGATAGGGCTCAATTTCACCCAAGGGTGACATGGGGTAGGGAGAATCAGCGATGGAGGAGTCCCCGCAAACCTCCAGCAAGTGCCTGCCAGAAAtgagggagctgctgggcagctgggTCCTGAGCAGCCCACAGCACCAGGACACCTCCTCCCACGGTACAGCATCCCTGGTCTCGGGTGGCACTGCAAAGTGGGGTCCATGGGGGCAGAGCATCCCAGAGCCTGACTCCCCACGAGCAGTGAGACTGGATTTCTTCCCTGGACACCCAGCGTGGCTCGTTTAATAAAAATGCCCTTCCCTCGAGCAAAACAAAAGTCTCTCTCACAGACGCAAGCAGCCTCTTCGCCGCTTGCCGCTATTTCCAAGAAATGCAATGGCCTCCTCCAAAAAAGCCACGTGAGCTTTTCCAAAAGCCAGTCGCTCCAGGAAAACCACAGGActgcaaagcagagccagagccTGGAGCGCGCAAGCCGGCACGGCGACCCTGTGCGCTCTGCAGCGGTAAGAGCGATGCCTTCGGGAGCACGCGCTCTCACCTCGCCTGCTTTCCAGCCATAAACAAGCCCACTGGGGCCCCCGCTGCTGCAGCAGACAACAGCGCGCTCTGGCCCACTCCTAACCGAATTAAATAGCTCCCACATCCATCTCAGTTTTATGCCAGGCGCATCGAATGTCAAGTCTCTCCTGGCTCAGCCCGGCGGGCAGGCACCGTAGTCCCAGGGGGCAGGACCGCAGGCAGAAACACCAAGGTGCTTTTATTGCTCGGGTAGCCTTTGTGAGTGCTCTGGCTACGGCGAGCCCACGGCGCGTGGCTAAAGCCGTGAGAATCTGCCCGCAAAGCGACTGTGCGCCACCGCAGCAATCGCCCAGGTTTGCCTTGTCTGGGGACCCGGTGCTGTCACGGGCTGCAAGGAACAGAGTACGGTGGCCACCAAATTCACACAGCAGGGACCAGAGGCGCAAAGAGCAGCCTCTGCGCGGAGCTTTCAACCTTACCAGCCATCATCTTCTGGGCTTCGTATGGCTCCATGTATCCATCGTTCTCCATCACcttctccagccctgcctggctaCCAGCCACCTGTGCCGCATCGAAGGGATCTGCATAGTCCTCCAGGACAGCCagctggaagaggggaagggtAGGAGAAGGGTTAGGGTACTCCTTGCCTTTTTggaggacgggggggggggtcaggaaCCCTTGAAACCTCACCGTGAGCTCTgcaagcagcagccagagcGGCAGCCGGGACCCCGACCCCGAATCatggcagccctgcagagcaggtgCTGGCAGCCGGCGGCTTTCCAGGCACCGGCGCTCAGCCGTGGAAACGCTCCAGCCTTTGTCCCGAAAGCTGGGATGGAGCCAAGCAGAGCAGAAGGCGGCCCGGCCTCCTCCCTTACCATCGGCTCAGCGCTTCCAGCACCCGCACAGACGCCCCGGCAAGGCCCCCACCGCGGCGCAGGGCTGACAGCGGTGCCGTCCCCCCGCCATGGCACGCAGATGCTCTCCCTGATTGCAGCCACGCTTCCTCACCTGAGGCGGAGAAGGGGCGTGGATCCCAGTACGGGGGTGTCAGCTGGCACTGGCACAACTGGGAACTCACTGGTTATTTTCCAGGGCTCCTGCAGGCTCGTTTGAAGACATTTCTTAACAAAAGGGCTAAGAACAGCCCGCAGCTTCCTCTCCGCTCCCTCCCAGGGCCCTGCAGCGTCCCCCCACGCATCCCAAGTAACACAAGACGGGGCTCCTCCACCCGATCAGGAGTCACTGGGAAGCAGGACCAGGAGCCTCCCAAGTGCCATGTCACAGGGATGGCACAAAATGCCCAGGGGTTGCCCTTACTAGCAAAAAGGAGATGATCCTGCAGTAGGATATGGGGCATGACCCAGAGCTTGATCACCTCCAGCACCGCTCCAGCACCTCGGCAGCTTCCTGGCCAGAGCATCCCATCGCATGATGCTGCAGCCCCCGGCAAGCCTGGAGCTGTACATCCCACCTCCAGTCCCAAAATGGGGCCAGCCAGTATTTCCAGCAGGGTCTGAGTGCACCCAAGCACCTCTGCCAAGGTCTTCTCGCCCACCAAGCCGCAAACCCCAGGCTGGACCATCCGGTGAGATGGGTTTTGCCACCACTACACCAGTTATGCAGAGCTCCAACAGCAAATGGCCCGAGCACGGTGCGGCGGCTGCCTAATCCCACCCGGCGCCGGGCTCTGTCCTCACCGCCACGCTGTCCCTGCTCCTGGCCAGCCTTGGAGACCAGGGCCACCGCTCACGCATTCCTCTCcagcttaaaacaaaacacttcttcctccttcctggcCGACAATAGCCTCGAGCAGAAAAacccagcaggaaaagggaacaGGAACTGGAGCTGTAAACACCTCTGCGCGGCCCCGACCCTTCgcatccctcctgctgcaggaggaacgCGGCTCCTCGCGCCCCGGCTCACCACCTCCTCTGCAAACGTCCCGGCTCCGGGCTCCCCGAGTTCTCCAAGCCCGGTCCCTCCGTACCGGGACACGAGTGAGCAGCAGAGCATCATCCCCGGAGCAAACCCCGCCAGCCACAGggctcccagccaccccaggtGAGCACAAGGAGGGTTTGAATGTGGGAGCAAGCAAATGATCTCACCCCTCGACAAGACAGCAGCAGGACAGATGGCTGCTCGGGGTACCAGCCTCCGCCGGATGAGAGGGAAAGAGCAAAACCTCCggctggctctgcaggcagggcccAGTGCCAGCGAGCCGGGacggggctgcaggagcagccagccccTGGCTTTGCAGAGGGAGACAGGAAATCTGCTCTCGCCTCCGTCATCCGAGGGAGACGCGGCATCGCTCAGCCCCCGCCAGGCACTGGGGACACCGAGGGGGCTGCAGCCTGTTGCTTGCCACCACTGGGgcgaacccccccccccccccgccccaaggaAATTTAAGTCGGTGGTGACTTTTGCAGCTGCTCAGTGGCTGGGTCCTGACCTAACGCctgcagggtggggagaggagcaaCAGCGACTGCAAATTCACTGCAGGATGCCCCTCTCTTTTCTAAACACCCTTTTCCCCTCCAAGGCAAAGAGGGGTTCAGCCTGCGGCAGGCGGGTGCTCCCCACTTGCTGTACAGCGAGATATTGATGGCAGATCGGTGCCCGCCGCACCAGAGAGCCGGGAGATCCCACGGGCTGCACCCACACCTCGGAAAGCTGCAAAGAGGCTTTCGCTCCGCCACAACGACATCTGCAGAGCGCAGCCCCACGCCGGCGACAGCTCATTCGCACATACGCTAGTGCCAAGGGAGGCACGAGCACGCAGGCAGGCGTCCCAACACACACAAGTGCACAGGCTCGACACGCGAGGCGGGCGGACGGGCAGCGCCATGCCCAATGCTCACCCTTTGCAAAGAGCTCTCATGGCTCCAAGCGTGCTGCGGGGCTCTGAAACACGGTCTGCTGACCTTCCTGGGCTCAGAAAGGGGTTACTTGCTCGTTCCTCCCGCCCCCAAGCCCAACTTGCCCGCATTCAAACCTGCCGTGAACCCCATTTCCTAGACGCATTTTGCTAGACAGACATAGACCCAGCTTGCTGCTGGCGCCAGTCCTGGAACCTCCCTCTCTCACCCCGTAAACACAGAGCAGCTTCAGACAAGACAgggcaccagcacagcagctcgGCAGCCAAGAGGCTCCTCTGCACGAGGCCGCCGTGGTTCCCAACCGGAGGAAAGCCCCCTCCGTATTTCCTCAGGGGGTCTGGCTCCCtaggtttggtggggttttgccATGCTGGCTTTAATTCTCCACTATCTCAAGGACGCCTCTTTGTAGGAGTGAAGTCTCCCCACCATAGGGTGCTGGGAACGTAAACCcgttcattttttaaatggtcaGGTATTACAGCGGAGAGCCACGGAAAAGCTGGGAAGGCAACTCCTGTCTCCAGGAGCACTGCAACCTCGGGACGCACAATCGAGCAAGTGAGAACGGTACCTGGAGCTCTGAGGCTGGAGGGGCCGGAGGCTCCAGCCAGtgccgggagcggggcagggctcTCGGAGGGCAAACGGTGGGGGTCACGCAATCACCGATTCCACCCTCATGCCCTCgcacggggacggggacggccGAATTAAGGTTGCCCGGGAAACTACGTCTCTGACATTTCCTAATCCGAGCGCTGGACTTTATGAGCCGCGCAGGGCTCTCTGTGGCAGCTGCGGTGCACGCAGCCGCTCCCCCAGCGCAGGAGGGGGCCCAaccgctggcagggcagctcccGGGGGTGCCcagacccccccctccccatcccccggTTCAGTCAAAGGCCAGGCATTTCCATGCTTCGCTCACCTCCCGTATCACGGAGGGAGCTGCTCACCGCCTGGCCGATCCCAGCGCGCCCCTCAGATGCCCCAGTACAGAGGCATCCTCGCCTGCTCGTCCACAGCACGAGCTTTGCTAGATTCGAAATAAATCGGGTGCAAAGCGAAGAAAAAGCCTGACACGCAAAGCCACCATCCCAGGGCAGCTCTTGGTGCAGACCAGTCCTTCAGAGAGCAGCCGGGCACCGCTGGCACTTGGACCCACGTCCTTTTTGTGCACGTGAGTGATTTTCACACGTTTATCTGCCGCAGCAACGCAAACCCAGATCCCTGCTGCAGCGCTGGTCTCGCTCTATTATTTATGccaactgtaagaaaaaaagaaaatcaaaagaaaattaaggcGAAGGACCAGATCACCGCTGGGTTCTTGCAGTAAAAGAGTTTCTACGCTGCCCACCAGCGAAGGCGACAGACGGCAGCTCTTCAACAGAGTTCTCAGTTCAGACACTGAgatcccagggcagagcaggggctcTTCACCCCATCTTGCCTACAAACGTCCCACCTGCCACCACCTTTTGCCACGACAAGGCGCTCCACTCTATGGAGACGTTCCCAGAGGATGCCTGGGGAGAGCCTTCACTTTATATAAACAAATTTCTTGCCCTGGAAATAAAGTGTGTTTGGGGTCCCCCCAGGAGATTGCTGGGTTTCACGCTGGAGCGACTCTATGTCACAAGCGAACCCAGCTCGTTCCCTCTGTCAGGTGCAGAATTTCCCCAGTTTTAGCCATCTGGCAGCTTGGCTTTTGGCAGATGCCGAAGTGAAACCCAAAAAGCAAACTGAGCGCCGGCCTTCCAAGAACGGTCCGGTCCGCAGCCCGCGGGGGACGGCTGGGCCAGGCGGGGAGCCCGCGGCTGCACCCGTGGCACGGGAGGAGGGAGCGCGGGGCGGGCAGCACGGCACGGCGCAGCATGACTCAGTTCGGGGAGGCTCTCGCAGGAAAGACACACGCCCAAGAGCTTCCTGGCCAGCCGTTCCCACACCCCGCGGCACCAACCCTGCGCTCACAGCAAAAATGTCAGCGACCGGACCCGGCGGGCACGAGACAAAGTCCTCCCCAGGCTGATCCCCAGCTCCGTCCCCAAGCACGCTGTTCCCTGGGCGTAGGCGTCCCCACACAGGGAGGTCCCTCACTGCATCCTGGTGGCCTTGCTCCTCACGCCTAATCAAAACACGGCAGAGAAGACATCTCCATGGCATCCGCCTCGCTCAGGCAAGCCGTACAGGGCCAGTCCATTGCCCACTGCTGTAGGGAAAGGACTGCCCAGACCAAGTAGACGGAGAAGGACCTGTGCTGGTCCCCACCAAGCGTTTGTAATGGAGCAGAGCTCACTCTAAGCGTGTCCCCACAAGGTGTTGCGGATCCCACGCAAGGCAGAAAGATGTGACGACTCATGCTACAACGGCAAAGCATCATGTGGCCCAGGCAGGAAGGATGCCATTGCCGAGATGTTCCTGGCCCATCTTCAATTCTCCAGAATGGGCAGGACAGCTACAGCGGGCACAGGGCTCCCAGGCAACACGGTCGGTCCCCCAACCTCAACGCAGCGCCTGTACCACAAACCACACGGCCTCAGCCAAACCACGCAACCAGGAACTGGTGGCCACTCCTTCCACTTCTgtccatcctcatcctcctcgCTCAGAAGGGCTGCACATTTTATTAGAGTGTTTTTCAATGTCAATCATTAGCAAAAAgcctctctgctccagcagccttGCCTGTACCTAGAACTGTACTTCTCCCTTCATCTTCAGCACCACCACAACTCAAGGCCCACACCCGTGGACCTTCTGGAGTCCCAGTCCCTGCAGCAGGTAGGGAACAGTGCCCACCACCTCTTCCTAAGTGTGGGAGCACCGAGCCCCCTGCCACAACCATCATCTTGGCTCGAATAGCTCAGCAGaggctccagcccagccccaggacaCCTGGACGTTGTCACCAAGAGCAAGGGCCATAAGCATCAGCAACCCCCCAGCAGgcacctccctcctcctggtCCACCTCCAGAAAGAACCACCATGACCTTGCAGCAACCAGGGAACCCTCCCACCGCTCAGCCCAACGTCAAGGCCAGCAGATGGGAGCTGCAAAGGGCGCTCAAGCCCAACAGAGATGCTCCACGTGGTGGAtgctccccagctcctccagggAAACTGTTTTAATGTTCAGTTGCATGCGCTATCAAATATTCCCACCTTATCTCTGGCTTCGCCCAGCCTCCGGAGCTCTGCCTGTGTCCATCACGTACCAGAGCCCTGAAGAATTAGAAACCTCCTCCCCACAGAGGCACGCAGGAGATCAGGAGATAATCTAATCACTGTCTATCTTGGATAAGATGAAGGGTCTTCTTCGGCCTAGTGCTGTTAGCAGGGTTTCCCCAAACGTATCCCAGCTTTCGGCTTTTCTCTAAACTTCCCGGCTTTTCCCCAGCCCTCGGGTGCCCGCGCAGCCCCGGCTGTACCTGTGGGCAGTCCCCACTTCCCACAGCTCCTGCTCAGCCCTTTGCACATCACAGCCCGAGTCCTTCCCATGACCACCACCCGCTCCCGGTCCCTCTGATCGCACACCACGCGTTTCAGAGGAAAAACCATCCAGCCTGCCTCAGCAAACCACATCACCGCGATGGCACCTCCGGTCCCCGCCGCCAGtgccctcctcctctgctgcctgcagcggcCAGTTTACAGGATCTCGGCTCAAACGGGGGTTTCTGCCGGGCCCCTCTGGAAACCTCCCGAAAGCGATTAGTCAGTACGAGCAACTTTCCAAGATCCACCAGCAACAAGTTTTTCTATCTGCTTAAAATACTCCCAAGCAGATTTTGCCCAGTGCTCGTTTTGTCGTGCTGCCCGGCAATGCCAGGACCACAGATGGGATCGCTGTATCCACCATTCCCTCCACCAGCCAGATCTGCAATCCCGTCGAGTTGGCTCGACAAGCCCCGTCTTGCAGGCGGCAGCGCTGGCAGGCACTAATTACCCCTCCTGCCTTTATTTGCGCAGTCCCCGCATCAACCTCTCCACCGAGAGGCCCGGCACCGACGGCTGCAGCCCCGGCGGGTTTATTGCTCTACCCGGTCCTTGTGCTGCTCGGAGCCCGTCTCCCCCCCTGGGGAGcttctccccagctcctgcctctcaCCAGGGACGTTCCTCGCCTCCTTCCCGGCACCGGCAGCGCCAGGCTCTGCTCTCACCCCCCGAGAAGCCGGCTGGGAGGCGGCAGACAAAGAGGCGCTGAGGCTCCCTGACAAAGCAGCACGGCAGCTCgaggggggggggcccggctgCCATCGCTGGCACGGGCAGGCCCTGGCAAGCGGGCAGAGAGAGATGGGCACCGCCGGGCGCAGAGCGGAAGGAGGCCCAGGGCCGCCGGCGTCAGAGGCCACCGGAGACGGTCCCGTGCGGCGCGGGGCCTTCCCAGGCTGGAAGGTCTTCACCTCTGTAGAGCACCAAGCACTTGGCTGCAAATAAATGGcaagaagggagggggggaaggcggCCGGCAGGCCCTGCGCTCTCGCACCTCGGCGAGCGACGCTTCCTGCTGAGGATCATACCTGCCTCCCgcgggagctggaggagaagccggggccgcccccgcaGCTGCTGACGTGTGACCGGCATGTCGGTGCGGCGGGGCCATGGGCAGACGCGAAGCGGGAGCCCCCGCGGAGCCTGGCCGTGGCGAGCCCTGGGCGCTTGGGCTCCACCTGCCCCAGGGGTCCCggccctgctcctcacagcaggCGCCGAGAGTCCGGCGGGGCGACCCAGagcatccccccctcccccgcggccgtggggctggggcacccCGGGGAGGGCAGTGGGGTGCCCGTGCCAGGGCTCAACTCACCTCCTGCGGCGGCTCGTCGGGTGGCTCGGGGCCGGCCGGTGGCGaaccgggggcggcgggcgtcagcggcggcggcggcggggggctggCGGGCACCTTCTCCACCGCCTCCACCTTGATGAGCCGGTGCTTGGGCGAGACGTACCGGGGCCCgtcgggggcggcgggcggcggcgccccGCTGTAGGGGTCCTCGAAGTCGCGCTCCTTCTGCAGCCGGTAGGCCGCCACGATGTCGGGCTGGGCGGCGGCCAGCGGCTCGGCGGCGcccccgggcggcgggggcggctgcggcggcggcCCGGCGCGGTAGTCGGGCTTGGGCGGCGCGGGGGGAGCGGGCTTGGCGCTGCGGAAGCCCAGGTGCTCGCGGAGCCAGCGGGCCATGGTGCCCACGCACTGCGgagccccgccggcccccgccccggctcccgccccgccgccgccgccgccgccgccgcgctccgAGCCGGCCGCCGCTCCGCTCAGCAGCATCGGCGCTGGCGGACTGagcgcggcggcagcggcggaggagcccgggccggggggggagcgggggaggCGGCCGGGGGAGGCGGCCAGTGCCACCTGCCGGAGCCGCCGCGCCGGCTGCTCCGAGCggggcttccccccccccccttcgcTGCTCCGCCCGCCCCGCTTCCCCGGAcccgctccccccgctcccggcacggcccggcacggcacggcacggcctccccgccgcccggcccggcccggcccggcccgcctcCCCCGgggcccgccccgctcccccgccgcccggcccgcctTCCgccgcgcccggcccggcctTCCCCGGCGCTCCGGGCCGACCCCCCACCCGCGCTCCAGGCAGCCGCCGGCTCTCGGCTCCCTCCCAGCGGCCCCGCGTCCCGCCCCGGCTCCGGGGAAGAatcgccccccgccccggggtgcccgccgccgccgccccgtcCCTCTTGCTGCGGAGCCTGGAGACCGCGGGCCCGATCCAGCCCTGGCCGCTCCgccgctgcctgcccccccgGAGCATCGCCCGGCTCCGGGAGCGGAGGAAAGGTGCCAGCGGTGGCACCAGAAGGACCACCGGGGAGGCTGCTAATGAGATAGGAGTGATGAGGGGCCCCTCGATGGCAGATCCACCGCCTAGGAGGAGGTGTTCATTGAACCAGCCTTTGCAGGACCCCCGGAGCAGATCGCTCTGGGAAGAGTCACCGAAACACCAGGCTGGCACCGAGGACCCCCCCTAGAATCACCGCGGGAccggggggagcagggacaAGCCGGGGAAGGTGCTTGGGAAGAAGCCCGAGCCACGGCTAGGTGTGCAGGGACGTCGGGGCGAGCGTGCGGGGCTGAGCCCCAGGACACAGGGTCCGGGACGCGGGCAGGAGGACATCCCCTGGGGTGCAGCCCGGGCAGGGCTGGATTTGCTGGGAAGGGGCCAGCAGCAACAAGCGTGCGGAGCAGGGAAGCGGCGTTGAAAGCAGCGTGTCGGAGCATGGCGGCGGAGGCCGAGGCCGTCGCAGCAGCAAACGGCACGCTTACAGGTGTTCTGACCGTCACCCTGCACACACCCCCACCAccagccaccaccacccctgCTCACCCACCGTCCAGGAGCGACCATTTCGCCGTGCGCTCCTAACCCCCAGCAGCCACTGTGCACGGCCCTGTCTCCAGACCTACCCCCCTGAATCCCCTCACCCCTTCCTAAACCCGCTCCCCGCCCTGCTCGCAGGCTGAATCCCCCAAAGGCCCTGGTCAACCATGCCTGAAAGGGAAGGGGGACAGAGGCAGGATGCTCCAAAAGCGGGACCATCACAGAGGTGGAGCCGTGCAGAGGGGGGGAGATGCCATGGCGTGGCCCTGCCTGTCCTCACATCGTGAGCCGGGCTCCTGCCCCCACTATGGGAACAGAAGTTGGGATGTGGCTGCTGGGGTGcatgctgcagggaggagggggtgcCTGGAGAGAGAAGCTTGTCGTGGTGACCCCCCCTTCCTTTCAGCCCCGGCGCAGGAGGAGAACTGGGATGGGGCTGCCGAGGAGCTGAGCCTCCTGAGCCAGCCTGGCACGGCACATGCCGAATGCGTGCCCAGTGAGCCCGCCGAGTCCCAGATTTGCTGATTTATTGAGTACGCTCACACTGCATGCTCCTGCCCGAGAAACCCAGTCAGATCCCCCAGGTCCAGCCGAACATCAAGGGAGCTTCCTCCCTAGGGAGAAGACAGCCGTGGCACCCA
Coding sequences:
- the SHF gene encoding SH2 domain-containing adapter protein F isoform X1; this translates as MLLSGAAAGSERGGGGGGGGAGAGAGAGGAPQCVGTMARWLREHLGFRSAKPAPPAPPKPDYRAGPPPQPPPPPGGAAEPLAAAQPDIVAAYRLQKERDFEDPYSGAPPPAAPDGPRYVSPKHRLIKVEAVEKVPASPPPPPPLTPAAPGSPPAGPEPPDEPPQELAVLEDYADPFDAAQVAGSQAGLEKVMENDGYMEPYEAQKMMAEIRQKGLREAPARPLHLYDTPYEPVLGGLDADGDRPACPRPRESRLPEDDERPPEEYDQPWEWKKERISKAFAVEIKVIKDLPWPPPVGQLDSGESPPDGEAGASVPPQHSQPGYEDANGPSEGLGYGRTSPCREEKARAALRHGSSSLKSTKMLIAEPGPFVGERIDPALPLESQCWYHGAISRTDAETLLRLCKEASYLVRNSETSKNDFSLSLKSSQGFMHMKLSRTQENKYVLGQHSPPFDSVPEIIHHYASRKLPIKGAEHMSLLYPVAIRTL
- the SHF gene encoding SH2 domain-containing adapter protein F isoform X2, translated to MLLSGAAAGSERGGGGGGGGAGAGAGAGGAPQCVGTMARWLREHLGFRSAKPAPPAPPKPDYRAGPPPQPPPPPGGAAEPLAAAQPDIVAAYRLQKERDFEDPYSGAPPPAAPDGPRYVSPKHRLIKVEAVEKVPASPPPPPPLTPAAPGSPPAGPEPPDEPPQELAVLEDYADPFDAAQVAGSQAGLEKVMENDGYMEPYEAQKMMAEIRQKGLREAPARPLHLYDTPYEPVLGGLDADGDRPACPRPRESRLPEDDERPPEEYDQPWEWKKERISKAFAGPSEGLGYGRTSPCREEKARAALRHGSSSLKSTKMLIAEPGPFVGERIDPALPLESQCWYHGAISRTDAETLLRLCKEASYLVRNSETSKNDFSLSLKSSQGFMHMKLSRTQENKYVLGQHSPPFDSVPEIIHHYASRKLPIKGAEHMSLLYPVAIRTL